The Heliorestis convoluta genome includes the window CTGTTCCTGTATGAGCCCCAATAAGACGAGACTAGAACTATTGGCACAACTTGTCGATGAATACAACGCCGACGGCGTCGTAGACATTACCTGGCAAGGCTGTCACACCTACAACGTAGAATCAAGAATTCTACGAGAGTACCTCCAAGAGAAAAAAGGCACGCCCTTCCTCCACATAGAGACAGATTACTCACAAGGAGACAGCGAGCAACTGAAAACGCGCATCCAAGCCTTCTTGGAAATGATAGCCTAAAGAAAAAAGAGGCAATTTAAACAGCCCAATCATACTGTTTAAATTGCCTCTTTTATTTTTCATCAGAAAAGCACAAAAGAGGGTATAGTCAGACAAATTATGGTAAACTAGAAGTATTGTATTATTACTGTAGGAGGAAAAAGCGGTGAATGCCCTGGATATAGTCATACTGCTCATCGTCGCTTTTGCTTTTTATCGTGGCTTTCGCAAAGGCTTCCTTGCCACCTTACTAGGCGGAGGTGCCTTAATTTTCGCTTTTTTATTGGCCACCACAAGCTACCGATTCGTAGCCCATTGGCTAGATCAATGGCTAGGATCAGTAGAAGGAATCAAGAACTACCTAAGCCAAACCATAAATCTAACGATACCCTCAGCCCAAGTTCGCCTCGACGTAATACCCAGCCTGAACATGGATCTCATCCTCAAAGACCTATCGTTGCCGCAGTTTTATAAAGATGAAATGGCAAGACAACTTCAGGAACTTACCTTCGCCGTGCCTGTTAACATAGAGACACTATCAGAGCTAGTCTATCACTACCTCGCCAGCTCACTTTGGAACGGCCTCGTATTTGTCCTACTTATTATCACCATTACCTACAGTGCCAAACTTATCAGCAGAAGCTGGTTACGCTGGCGCGGAGAAGGCCTCGTCGGCCGAACCGATCAAATCTTAGGAGGCCTGCTCTTCGGAAGCGCCACAACAATCGTCCTCATTATCTTGCTCAATTGGTTCTACACAGGCCCATTAGAAAAAGCATCCCCCTTACGACTGGAAACAGAACCACTGCGAGCAAGCTCACAACTAATGCCCCACATTTATGAAAGCAGCGAGAAAATACGCAACCTTTACGGCGGCTTTACATTCAACCAATGGCAGGAAAAAGAATAAATGTCGCATACTAAAAAGATGCAAGTAATAATTAAACATTTTCGTTAACAAAGAAAGAAAGGCGGAATCACCCATGCCCGAAAAAGAAAACAAAAAGCAAAACAAAAACCAACTGTTCAGCAAACAAGAACCCCTCTGGGATCAAAAAGACAAAGATGAACGCAAAAAAATAATGGCCTTTGCAGAACGATATCGCCAATTTCTCTCCCAAGCCAAAACAGAGCGCTGGACCGTCGACTACTTTAAACAACGAGCCAAAGCGGAAAACTACCTTTCCTTTGAAGAGTTAGGTGACAAAGGATTGCGGCCAGGCGATCGGATCTACTTTGTCAATCGAAACAAAGCAATCATGCTCGTACAGATCGGACGTCGCCCCCTTTCAGAAGGGCTTTTTCTCGTGGGCGCCCATGTAGACGCGCCTCGCTTAGACTTAAAGCCGAACCCTCTCTATGAAGACGAAATGATGGCCCTATTCAAAACGCACTACTACGGCGGCATCAAAAAGTACCAATGGCTGGCCACACCACTGGCTTTGCATGGCGTCACCTACCTAAGCGACGGCACGGCCAAAGCCATTGTAATTGGCGAAGAAGAAAGCGATCCTGTCTTCACCATTACCGATTTACTACCCCATCTCGCCAAAGATCAAATGCAAAAAAAGATGCTGGAAGCCGTAGAAGGTGAAGGCCTCAACATTTTAGCCGGTGGCCTTCCCGGCAAAAAAGATAGCGACAAAGGGCAAGAAGAAAGAGTCAAAAAAGCCATCCTAGAGTTGCTCCAAGAAAAATACGACATGACGGAAGAAGATTTTCTCAGTTCTGAATGGCAAGCTGTACCAGCTGGAAAAGCCCGTGACATTGGCTTTGACCGTGCCTACATTGGCGGCTACGGGCAAGACGATCGCGTTTGCTGCTTCACAGCAGCAGAAGCCCTCTTTTCCCTCAAAGAAGTAGAAAGAACAGCTGTGGTACTCCTTGTCGACAAAGAAGAGACAGGATCAGACAGCAACACAGGCATGCGTTCTCGCTTCTTTGAACATGCTGTAGCCGAAATGGTCTACGCCACCTTGCCACAAGACGAACTAACACCACCAGAACTAATCAGTCGGCGTTGTCTTTTCGCCACCAGAGCGCTCTCAGCCGACGTAACAGTCGCCCTTGATCCCAACTATGAAGGCGTCCTAGACAAACGAAACGCTGCTAGAATGGGCTATGGTGTCTCCATCTCAAAATATACAGGCAGCCGAGGCAAATACGGTACATCAGAAGCAAATGCTGAATTTGTCAGTGAAATGCGCAGAATTTTTCAACAAGCAGGGATTGGATGGCAAAGTGGAGAATTGGGGAAAGTCGATCAAGGCGGCGGTGGCACCATTGCCCAGTTTCTCGCTGTCTACGGCATGGATGTTCTCGATTGTGGCGTCCCCTTGTTGAGCATGCATGCACCATTAGAGATTGCTCACAAAGCCGATATCTACGAAACCTACAAAGCCTATCAAGCCTTTTTACGGCCACTTTACCCTAGACGCGAAAGAATTTCTCCGTGGGAAGAATTTTCTATAGAGAAAGGAGTGGGATATAAATGAAAAAAACAGAAACCATGACATTACCAGAAAGCTATACTGTAGGATCTGAAGAAAGTATAACCAGTGTAGAAACAGATTTGGTTCTTCACAAAAGCACCATCTATTTCTTAAAAAGCGACAGCATCGGCCAGGGTAGTGAGGAATTGGGCAAAGTCCTGATCAAATCATTTTTTTACACCCTAGCCGAAGCGGATCAAGTCCCAGGAACTATTATCCTTCTGAACAGAGCCGTACTTCTAGCCTGCGAGGAATCGCCAGTACTAGAAAGCTTACTAGCTCTTGAAGAAAGAGGAACACAGATCCTCTCCTGCGGCACTTGTCTTGATTATTACAAAATGAAAGAAAAAGTAGTGAGCGGCAAAGTTAGCAATATGTACACCCTTGTTGAACTCTTAAACAGTGCCACCAAAGTCGTCTCTCTCTAAGTGGGTGAAAGATCTTGGAAGAAAGAATTCCCTGGTGGCGACAACTTTTTTTTATCAAGCCAAAGAAAAAAGAAGGCCTAGACCTGGTCAAAGATCTATGGCATAAGCTTCAAAAAGGAATTGCACCAACGAAAGAAGAACTATCAAGACTGAAAAAAGCATCTTTAGAACAGCGAGCGCGCTGGTGGCGAGAAGCAATTTCACACTCCGCCATGAATGAACTATCAGCGCCTTCGCAAGACGCTTTTGACGCAGCCAGTGCTGCTTGGCGCTTTGCTCGTATTCTTGGATTGGAAACATACTGGCTTACGCTCCTACAAGCACCAGGTCATCAACAAAAAGAAGAACTTCTTGATATTATCGGCAGGCTACCAGTACCAGAAGCGCTACCCTTGCTCAAGAAAGCTGTATTCGATCACACACCTTCTGTCGGCTTAACTGCCGCAATGTTACTAGCACAGCGACCGGAGGAAGAAGTGACGACTTTTTTTCTTGACATACTTCATCAAGAGGGAGGTCCTTGGATGGACCGAGCCGCACGAGCTTTGTCGGTTCGAAGAAACCTAAAAGGACAAGCCATCTGGAAAAGTTTATTTCATCTGACAAAGCATCAAAGAGAAGAAATACGCTTGCGAGCTTGGGAAGTCATTACGTCCTTTGGGCCGCCAACAGAGCAAGAAGAGTGGGAAGGCATCGATCATGCGCTGCGACGAGGTCTCGATGATGAAAGTGAAAAAGTACGAGCCCAAGTTGCAGAAACAGTAGGTGTTTTAGCAAGGCCCCGTCTAGTTGAAGCGCTTGTGGAGCGAATCGAAGATGTTGACGGCAGAGTTCGCGCTGAGGCAGCCCGCTCTCTAGGCCGCCTAGGAACGCTGGAACTGCTGCCCCCGCCTTGTCAAGAAAAAGCACAGCAAGCCTTACAGCGAGCTTTAGAAGATGAAGATTACAGAGTGAATGGTTGCGCGCACCAAGCTTTACAAACGATGATGCGAGCCCTCTAGCACAACGAATGGAAGAAGGTGATTCTTGTGGCACACTATGCTGTAGGCGATCGAGTTCGAATGCGCAAAAATCACCCCTGTGGCTCTGCAGAATGGGAAATTACTCGGACAGGCATGGATTTTCGAATTCGTTGTCTCGGATGCAATCATCAAGTTATGTTACCGCGGCAGAAATTTGAAAAAGCCGTCAAAACAGTTCTCTCCCGAGCAGGAGAAGAGCCATCAAAAAGCCAATAAAAAAAGCACAGCCCGGCATCTTGCCAGGATGTGCCTTTTTCTTTTTGGGGCATACTATATAGACAGATAGATAAAGTCCTAGACCCATCAATGATTGAGGTGAGAAAAGTGACCCAACTACGAAAGGACCTCCTGCTGTTGCTCATGGAAGTAGCTGCAGAAATGCGCTGGGAAAAAGAAGACAAAGCAGCGAAAGAAAAAAAAGAACAACTTTTGCAAGCGAAGCATCAACAAGCAAAAGTTGATCATTATAAAACTGAGCAAGAAAAGCTTGATGAAAGTGGACCACCCATTCCTACAGGGAAAATAGAAGAACCACCAAGCCATCTTGAACAATCAACGCCTTAAAGCGCCATTATTTTACATTTTCCTGTTTATACTTAGTAATACCTCTTACGACTAAAACCACCAAAAATCCAATACAGAACTAAGCCAATAATGATGATGGCAATAATTCCGTCAAAACCTTTACCGAAACCACCGCAATGGCTCATGATAGCACCCCCTTGTTGAATCGATATATAACAAAGTATGCAAAGAGCCAACTTATGGAAACTACAAAAACCCATGGCAATCTTAGACAAAACATAACATTTTTCCTTGCATTCAGACGCACCTTGGACTACACTAAGGCTACAATGAAATACAAGTTGTTGGAGATGATCTTGTGGCAGTTCAAGCAGGCATAGTCGGATTACCCAATGTAGGAAAATCAACCTTATTTAATGCAATCACCAAAGCAGGCGCTGAAGCAGCCAATTACCCCTTCTGCACCATTGAGCCCAACGTTGGCATCGTAGAAGTACCCGATCCCAGGTTGGACAAGCTTACAGAAATGGTGCAACCTCAAAAGGTTGTGCCGGCTGTTGTGCGCTTCGTTGATATAGCTGGTTTGGTTCGAGGCGCTTCTAAGGGAGAAGGTCTAGGTAATAAATTTTTATCGCACATTCGAGAAGTCGATGCTGTTGTCCACGTTGTTCGGTGCTTTGAAGATTCCAACGTAACCCATGTAGACGGTAAAGTATCACCCCTTCGAGATATTGAGACCATCGAGCTAGAACTGATTCTAGCTGATCTAGACGCCGTAGAGCGGAAAATGGAGAGGGTTCAGAAGCTACTCAAGTCGCAAGACAAAAAAGCGATAGCAGAAATGAATGTGTTGAAGAAGCTACAAGCTGCCTTTGAAGAAGAAATACCAGCTCGCGCCTTAGAGTGGGACGATGAAGAACGAGAAATTGTCAAAGGGCTTTTCTTACTCACTAGTAAGCCTGTTCTCTATGTGGCCAACGTATCTGAAAGTGAAGTCAGTGGGCCTGACAATTCGATGGTACAAGAAGTCAAAGCAAAAGCAGAGCGAGAAGGCGCTGCTGTCGTTGTAATTTGCGCCAAGATTGAAGCAGAAATCGCTGAATTGACGGATCCAGAAGAAAGAGCCATGTTCTTAGCGGAACTAGGATTGGAAGAATCAGGTCTTGATCGCCTTGTGCGTGAAACCTATGCCCTCCTTGGCTTAATTACCTACTTTACCGCAGGCGTACAAGAAGTCCGTGCTTGGACCATTCGTCGGGGGATGAAAGCACCACAAGCAGCCGGTGTAATTCATACAGACTTTGAACGGGGCTTTATCCGCGCCGAAACAATCGGCTATGACGACT containing:
- a CDS encoding DUF951 domain-containing protein, whose translation is MAHYAVGDRVRMRKNHPCGSAEWEITRTGMDFRIRCLGCNHQVMLPRQKFEKAVKTVLSRAGEEPSKSQ
- a CDS encoding aminopeptidase, with amino-acid sequence MPEKENKKQNKNQLFSKQEPLWDQKDKDERKKIMAFAERYRQFLSQAKTERWTVDYFKQRAKAENYLSFEELGDKGLRPGDRIYFVNRNKAIMLVQIGRRPLSEGLFLVGAHVDAPRLDLKPNPLYEDEMMALFKTHYYGGIKKYQWLATPLALHGVTYLSDGTAKAIVIGEEESDPVFTITDLLPHLAKDQMQKKMLEAVEGEGLNILAGGLPGKKDSDKGQEERVKKAILELLQEKYDMTEEDFLSSEWQAVPAGKARDIGFDRAYIGGYGQDDRVCCFTAAEALFSLKEVERTAVVLLVDKEETGSDSNTGMRSRFFEHAVAEMVYATLPQDELTPPELISRRCLFATRALSADVTVALDPNYEGVLDKRNAARMGYGVSISKYTGSRGKYGTSEANAEFVSEMRRIFQQAGIGWQSGELGKVDQGGGGTIAQFLAVYGMDVLDCGVPLLSMHAPLEIAHKADIYETYKAYQAFLRPLYPRRERISPWEEFSIEKGVGYK
- the ychF gene encoding redox-regulated ATPase YchF; the encoded protein is MAVQAGIVGLPNVGKSTLFNAITKAGAEAANYPFCTIEPNVGIVEVPDPRLDKLTEMVQPQKVVPAVVRFVDIAGLVRGASKGEGLGNKFLSHIREVDAVVHVVRCFEDSNVTHVDGKVSPLRDIETIELELILADLDAVERKMERVQKLLKSQDKKAIAEMNVLKKLQAAFEEEIPARALEWDDEEREIVKGLFLLTSKPVLYVANVSESEVSGPDNSMVQEVKAKAEREGAAVVVICAKIEAEIAELTDPEERAMFLAELGLEESGLDRLVRETYALLGLITYFTAGVQEVRAWTIRRGMKAPQAAGVIHTDFERGFIRAETIGYDDLMAAGSQVAAREKGVQRLEGKEYVVKDGDVIHFRFNV
- a CDS encoding HEAT repeat domain-containing protein, which gives rise to MEERIPWWRQLFFIKPKKKEGLDLVKDLWHKLQKGIAPTKEELSRLKKASLEQRARWWREAISHSAMNELSAPSQDAFDAASAAWRFARILGLETYWLTLLQAPGHQQKEELLDIIGRLPVPEALPLLKKAVFDHTPSVGLTAAMLLAQRPEEEVTTFFLDILHQEGGPWMDRAARALSVRRNLKGQAIWKSLFHLTKHQREEIRLRAWEVITSFGPPTEQEEWEGIDHALRRGLDDESEKVRAQVAETVGVLARPRLVEALVERIEDVDGRVRAEAARSLGRLGTLELLPPPCQEKAQQALQRALEDEDYRVNGCAHQALQTMMRAL
- the yedF gene encoding sulfurtransferase-like selenium metabolism protein YedF; translated protein: MKKTETMTLPESYTVGSEESITSVETDLVLHKSTIYFLKSDSIGQGSEELGKVLIKSFFYTLAEADQVPGTIILLNRAVLLACEESPVLESLLALEERGTQILSCGTCLDYYKMKEKVVSGKVSNMYTLVELLNSATKVVSL
- a CDS encoding CvpA family protein, giving the protein MNALDIVILLIVAFAFYRGFRKGFLATLLGGGALIFAFLLATTSYRFVAHWLDQWLGSVEGIKNYLSQTINLTIPSAQVRLDVIPSLNMDLILKDLSLPQFYKDEMARQLQELTFAVPVNIETLSELVYHYLASSLWNGLVFVLLIITITYSAKLISRSWLRWRGEGLVGRTDQILGGLLFGSATTIVLIILLNWFYTGPLEKASPLRLETEPLRASSQLMPHIYESSEKIRNLYGGFTFNQWQEKE